The genomic segment ATGAGCGATTTGAAATCATACTCCAAGATATAGTATCCGGGGAGGGGTAATTTCCATGACCCATATTTCAATGAAAGAGATCAGAGATTCGCTCCCGGAAGAAAAGAACCGTGCCGATTCTCTTTGGACTCGTTATATTCTTAGGCCGCTTTCGGTACCCGTTGCCTGGCTTTGTTTACGTTGGGGGCTACGGGCCAATATTGTTTCGTATCTTTCAGCCCTTATTTGCGTGTTTGCCGCTCTTCTGTTTGGATCGGCTTCCTTGGGCTGGGCGATTATTGGGGCTCTTCTTTTTAATGTGTTTGCTGTTCTTGATTGTGCCGATGGAAACATGGCGCGAGCCACTGGTACTACCGGGCCATATGGAGCATGGGCCGATGCAATCGGCGGATATGTGGCCTATGTTACGGTCTTGTTAAGCCTCGGCTATGCTG from the Sediminispirochaeta bajacaliforniensis DSM 16054 genome contains:
- a CDS encoding CDP-alcohol phosphatidyltransferase family protein, producing the protein MTHISMKEIRDSLPEEKNRADSLWTRYILRPLSVPVAWLCLRWGLRANIVSYLSALICVFAALLFGSASLGWAIIGALLFNVFAVLDCADGNMARATGTTGPYGAWADAIGGYVAYVTVLLSLGYAAAVRNALFFAWEPKGNVWVLLGGVAAASNILMRLAFQSYRNIAPEGKAEAKKSIGLEKLLSENLGVTGVLMPALFVALLAGGLGYIMIFYTVFYGLGCVLVLLKLIRKVEHVSRKK